In Mucilaginibacter celer, one DNA window encodes the following:
- a CDS encoding Crp/Fnr family transcriptional regulator: MFQNINNYAARSVNLTEAETALFNEILEYRKVPKKTRLLAAGDICNFEAYVNKGCIREYIIDENGAEVTLQFAVEDWWVSDLASFQDQSPAYMNIETLEDCELLILNRESKERLLAEVPKLERMFRLMLQRHLTVVQKRLFKTIATTAMEKYQEFINRYPGIPQRVPQHYIASYLGISPEFLSKLRARGMKK, from the coding sequence ATGTTTCAAAACATCAATAATTATGCAGCACGGTCTGTTAACTTAACAGAGGCAGAAACAGCGCTGTTTAATGAGATTCTCGAATATCGTAAAGTGCCCAAAAAAACACGACTGCTTGCAGCGGGTGATATCTGCAATTTTGAGGCTTATGTAAATAAAGGCTGCATCCGCGAATACATTATTGATGAAAACGGTGCCGAGGTAACCCTGCAATTTGCCGTTGAAGACTGGTGGGTAAGCGATCTGGCCAGCTTTCAGGATCAAAGCCCCGCCTACATGAATATCGAAACATTAGAAGATTGCGAATTGCTTATCCTCAACCGCGAAAGCAAAGAGCGCCTGCTTGCCGAAGTGCCCAAACTTGAGCGTATGTTCAGGCTTATGCTGCAAAGGCATCTTACGGTGGTGCAAAAGCGTTTGTTTAAAACCATAGCCACTACAGCTATGGAAAAATACCAGGAGTTTATTAACCGGTATCCCGGCATACCGCAAAGGGTGCCGCAGCATTATATTGCTTCTTATTTGGGGATCTCGCCGGAGTTTTTGAGTAAGTTGAGGGCGAGGGGGATGAAGAAGTAA